In the Acidovorax sp. A79 genome, one interval contains:
- the pstB gene encoding phosphate ABC transporter ATP-binding protein PstB yields the protein MNATATATASKNALELRNLSFFYGKFQGLRNVSLNIAEHKVTAFIGPSGCGKSTLLRTLNRMYSLYPGQRAEGSINFYGQDILDPKQDINLLRARIGMVFQKPTPFPMSIYDNIAFGVKLYETLSKSEMDDRVEWALSKAALWTEVKDKLHQSGLSLSGGQQQRLCIARSVAVKPSVLLLDEPTSALDPLSTAKIEELIDELKHDYTIAIVTHNMQQAARCSDYTAYMYLGEMIEFGATEQIFFKPERKETEDYITGRFG from the coding sequence ATGAACGCCACCGCTACCGCCACCGCCAGCAAGAATGCGCTGGAACTGCGCAACCTGAGCTTCTTCTACGGCAAGTTCCAAGGGCTGCGCAATGTCAGCCTCAACATCGCGGAACACAAGGTCACCGCCTTCATCGGCCCTTCGGGCTGCGGCAAGTCCACCCTGCTGCGCACGCTCAACCGCATGTACAGCCTGTACCCGGGCCAGCGTGCGGAAGGCTCGATCAACTTCTACGGCCAGGACATCCTGGACCCCAAGCAGGACATCAACCTGCTGCGCGCGCGCATCGGCATGGTGTTCCAGAAGCCCACGCCGTTTCCCATGTCCATCTACGACAACATCGCATTCGGCGTGAAGCTCTACGAGACGCTGAGCAAGAGCGAGATGGACGACCGCGTGGAATGGGCTCTGTCCAAGGCCGCGCTGTGGACCGAGGTGAAGGACAAGCTGCACCAGAGCGGCCTGTCCCTGTCCGGCGGCCAGCAGCAGCGCCTGTGCATCGCGCGCAGCGTGGCCGTCAAGCCCTCGGTGCTCCTGCTCGACGAGCCCACCTCTGCGCTGGACCCGCTGTCCACCGCCAAGATCGAAGAGCTGATCGACGAGCTCAAGCACGACTACACCATCGCCATCGTGACGCACAACATGCAGCAGGCCGCCCGCTGCAGCGACTACACCGCCTACATGTACCTCGGCGAAATGATCGAGTTCGGTGCCACCGAACAGATCTTCTTCAAGCCCGAGCGCAAGGAAACCGAAGACTACATTACCGGCCGTTTCGGCTAA
- the phoB gene encoding phosphate regulon transcriptional regulator PhoB, with protein MRKLPRVLIVEDEPAIAELIAVNLRHNGFQPFWAEDGDSAQRELDAVLPDVILLDWMLPGQSGLSLARKWRADSRTKPIPILMLTARGDEPDKVAGLDAGADDYITKPFSTQELLARIRAVLRRRAPEQVSDSVTIGELVLDAGTYRVTFQGQPLKVGPTEFKLLHFLMKHAERVHSRSQLLDKVWGDHVFIEERTVDVHVKRLREALGAASVMVETVRGAGYRLTAQPQVQLQA; from the coding sequence ATGAGAAAGCTCCCACGCGTCCTCATCGTGGAGGACGAACCCGCGATTGCCGAGCTGATTGCCGTCAATCTGCGCCACAACGGATTCCAGCCCTTTTGGGCGGAAGACGGCGACTCCGCCCAGCGCGAGCTCGACGCCGTGCTGCCCGATGTCATCCTGCTGGACTGGATGCTGCCGGGCCAAAGCGGCCTGTCGCTGGCCCGCAAATGGCGTGCCGACAGCCGTACCAAGCCCATCCCCATCCTCATGCTCACCGCCCGTGGCGACGAGCCCGACAAGGTGGCGGGGCTGGATGCCGGTGCCGACGACTACATCACCAAGCCATTTTCCACGCAGGAGCTGCTGGCCCGCATCCGCGCGGTGCTGCGCCGCCGTGCGCCCGAGCAGGTCAGCGACAGCGTGACCATCGGCGAGCTGGTGCTGGATGCCGGCACCTACCGCGTGACCTTCCAGGGCCAGCCGCTCAAGGTGGGCCCCACCGAGTTCAAGCTGCTGCACTTCCTGATGAAACACGCCGAGCGCGTGCACAGCCGCTCGCAGCTGCTCGACAAGGTGTGGGGCGACCATGTGTTCATCGAGGAGCGCACGGTGGATGTGCATGTCAAGCGGCTGCGTGAAGCGCTGGGTGCCGCATCCGTCATGGTGGAAACCGTGCGCGGGGCAGGCTACCGGCTCACGGCCCAGCCGCAGGTGCAGTTGCAGGCGTGA
- the pstA gene encoding phosphate ABC transporter permease PstA, producing MEFNQQLYKKRQRSNAVGLTLSLGAMVLGLFVLLWILSVLLANGLAALDLNMFTQSTPAPGSEGGGLANAIVGSLMMVGFTVLVSTPIGVLAGVYLAEYGDQSKTAELTRFVTDIMLSAPSIVLGLFVYAIAVATVGNFSGWAGSLALSLIAVPVVVRTTENMLRLVPGSLREAAFALGAPRWKVSTMVTLRAARSGVMTGLLLAVARISGETAPLLFTALNNQFFSTNMSAPMANLPVVIFQFALSPYENWVRLAWGGALLITLSVLILNVVARVFLREKNRV from the coding sequence ATGGAATTCAACCAACAACTCTACAAAAAGCGCCAGCGCTCCAACGCCGTCGGCCTGACCCTGTCCCTGGGCGCGATGGTGCTGGGCCTGTTCGTGCTGCTGTGGATACTGAGCGTGCTGCTGGCCAACGGCCTGGCCGCGCTGGACCTGAACATGTTCACCCAGTCCACGCCGGCACCGGGCTCCGAGGGCGGCGGCCTGGCCAACGCCATCGTCGGCAGCCTCATGATGGTGGGCTTCACCGTGCTGGTATCGACGCCGATCGGTGTTCTGGCGGGCGTGTACCTGGCGGAATACGGCGACCAGAGCAAGACGGCCGAACTCACCCGTTTCGTGACCGACATCATGCTGTCGGCCCCGTCCATCGTGCTCGGGCTCTTCGTCTACGCGATCGCCGTGGCCACGGTGGGCAACTTCTCGGGCTGGGCTGGCAGCCTGGCGCTGTCGCTGATCGCCGTGCCCGTGGTGGTGCGCACCACCGAGAACATGCTGCGCCTGGTGCCCGGCAGCCTGCGCGAAGCGGCCTTCGCGCTCGGCGCGCCGCGCTGGAAGGTGTCCACCATGGTCACCCTGCGCGCCGCGCGCAGCGGCGTGATGACCGGCCTGCTGCTGGCGGTGGCCCGCATCAGCGGCGAGACGGCGCCCCTGCTGTTCACCGCGCTCAACAACCAGTTCTTCAGCACCAACATGAGCGCCCCCATGGCCAACCTGCCGGTGGTGATCTTCCAGTTTGCCCTGAGCCCCTATGAGAACTGGGTGCGCCTGGCCTGGGGCGGTGCCTTGCTCATCACGCTGTCGGTGCTGATCCTCAACGTCGTGGCACGGGTCTTCCTGCGCGAGAAGAACCGCGTCTGA
- the phoU gene encoding phosphate signaling complex protein PhoU, translated as MPDKHLSSQFDSELNSVSARVMEMGGLVESQIRQAVYALSQFSLEAVETVASMETRINAMEVEIDQELSSIIARRQPTARDLRLLLAFSKATANLERMGDEANKMARMVRSIIEGGAPRSLPSSDLRVAAELASGQLRKTLDAFARLDVKAAVAILKEDDLIDKEFDGFVRKLITYMMEDPRTISPSLDLLFLAKAIERIGDHSKNVAELIIYLVKGKDVRHTALDEIESAVL; from the coding sequence ATGCCCGATAAACATCTTTCGTCCCAGTTCGACAGCGAACTCAACAGCGTGTCCGCCCGTGTCATGGAGATGGGGGGGCTGGTGGAATCGCAGATCCGGCAGGCGGTCTACGCGCTGTCCCAGTTCAGCTTGGAGGCCGTGGAGACCGTGGCCTCGATGGAGACCCGCATCAATGCGATGGAGGTCGAGATCGACCAGGAGCTCTCCTCCATCATCGCCCGCCGCCAGCCCACCGCGCGCGATTTGCGCCTGCTGCTGGCCTTCTCCAAGGCCACGGCCAACCTCGAGCGCATGGGCGACGAGGCCAACAAGATGGCGCGCATGGTGCGCTCCATCATCGAAGGCGGCGCCCCGCGTTCGCTGCCGTCGAGCGACCTGCGCGTGGCAGCCGAGCTGGCCTCGGGCCAGCTGCGCAAGACGCTGGACGCGTTCGCGCGGCTGGACGTCAAGGCGGCCGTGGCCATCCTCAAGGAGGACGACCTCATCGACAAGGAATTCGACGGCTTCGTGCGCAAGCTCATCACCTACATGATGGAAGACCCGCGCACCATCTCGCCCAGCCTGGACCTGTTGTTCCTGGCCAAGGCCATCGAGCGCATCGGTGACCATTCCAAGAACGTGGCCGAGCTGATCATCTATCTGGTCAAGGGCAAGGATGTGCGCCACACTGCCCTCGACGAGATCGAGTCGGCCGTGCTGTAA